Proteins from a single region of Companilactobacillus farciminis KCTC 3681 = DSM 20184:
- a CDS encoding glycine cleavage system protein H — translation MSEKKNYYWIKKGDKTTRIGLTQEAQEALGDVKYVELPDLDSEIKKGESSGEIEAQKAVIELESPVDGKIVKVNDKLNDNPELLNGSEKDAWFFEVNN, via the coding sequence ATGAGTGAAAAGAAAAATTATTATTGGATAAAAAAGGGTGACAAGACAACTCGTATAGGTTTAACTCAAGAGGCTCAAGAGGCTTTAGGGGATGTCAAATATGTCGAACTACCTGATCTAGATTCTGAAATTAAAAAAGGTGAATCTAGTGGTGAGATTGAAGCTCAAAAGGCTGTAATAGAGCTAGAATCACCAGTTGACGGGAAAATCGTCAAGGTGAACGATAAATTAAATGATAATCCTGAATTATTAAATGGTAGTGAAAAAGATGCATGGTTCTTTGAAGTAAATAATTAA
- a CDS encoding FtsW/RodA/SpoVE family cell cycle protein — translation MQIRENRKKNDVDSRIDYGIIFSVMMLAMIGLMSIYVATIQDSQNPLRNVVSQLAWYVIGAIGIAIIMQFDAEQLWQVANYAYFAGIALLFLVLIFYSRSYAASTGAKSWFAIGSFTFQPSEVMKPAYILMLGKVITNHNSEYQVHTIKNDFILLGKLFLWTLPVMVLLKLQNDFGTILVFVAILGGMILVSGIDWRILLTGFLIVAVIGGTALLFATTDWGREILGHFGFRSYQFARIDSWRNPSADTSENGYQIWQNMKAIGSGKLFGKGFNVSNVYVPVRESDMIFSVIGENFGFIGSCVLILLYFLLIYQMVQVTFDTKNEFYAYVSTGVIMMILFHVFENIGMSVGLLPLTGIPLPFISQGGSALLGNMIGIGLVMSMRFHHKSYMFENGTFKQR, via the coding sequence ATGCAAATAAGAGAAAATAGAAAAAAGAATGATGTGGATTCTCGAATCGATTACGGAATTATTTTTTCGGTAATGATGCTTGCGATGATTGGACTTATGTCTATTTACGTAGCTACGATTCAGGACTCACAAAATCCATTAAGAAATGTAGTTTCACAACTAGCATGGTATGTTATCGGTGCGATTGGGATAGCCATTATCATGCAATTTGATGCGGAGCAACTGTGGCAAGTGGCAAATTATGCTTACTTTGCCGGGATTGCTTTGCTGTTCTTAGTTTTGATTTTTTATAGCCGCTCTTATGCCGCAAGTACTGGTGCCAAGAGTTGGTTTGCGATTGGATCGTTTACGTTTCAGCCGTCTGAAGTAATGAAACCAGCATATATACTGATGCTGGGGAAAGTTATTACGAATCATAACAGTGAATATCAAGTTCACACCATAAAAAATGACTTCATCTTATTGGGCAAATTATTCTTGTGGACTCTACCAGTCATGGTTCTTTTGAAGTTGCAAAATGATTTTGGTACTATCTTGGTTTTCGTGGCCATCTTAGGTGGAATGATTTTGGTATCTGGAATCGATTGGCGAATCCTCTTAACTGGTTTTCTGATTGTTGCCGTTATCGGTGGAACAGCTCTGTTATTTGCAACGACTGATTGGGGCCGTGAGATCTTAGGTCATTTTGGCTTTAGATCTTATCAATTCGCCCGTATCGATAGTTGGCGTAATCCGTCAGCTGATACATCGGAAAATGGTTATCAGATCTGGCAGAATATGAAAGCTATCGGTTCTGGTAAGTTGTTTGGTAAGGGCTTTAACGTTTCTAACGTTTATGTGCCTGTTCGTGAGTCTGATATGATTTTCTCAGTTATTGGTGAGAACTTTGGTTTTATCGGTTCATGTGTCTTAATTTTGCTTTATTTCTTATTGATTTATCAAATGGTTCAAGTTACTTTTGATACTAAGAATGAATTTTATGCTTACGTATCAACTGGCGTTATCATGATGATTTTGTTCCACGTTTTCGAAAACATTGGTATGAGCGTTGGTTTATTGCCATTAACAGGTATTCCGCTGCCGTTCATCTCGCAAGGTGGATCAGCGTTGTTAGGTAATATGATTGGTATTGGACTAGTCATGTCGATGAGATTCCATCATAAGAGTTATATGTTTGAAAATGGTACTTTTAAGCAAAGGTAG
- a CDS encoding DUF2969 family protein, producing the protein MSSRKKTVEINLKDISSDPETYELWDRKKYIGTIKKDGDRYLSFVESNDTPFKSVKLDDAINELLMQYNLHNH; encoded by the coding sequence ATGTCTAGTAGAAAAAAAACAGTTGAAATCAACTTAAAAGATATCAGTAGCGATCCTGAAACTTATGAACTTTGGGACCGTAAAAAATATATTGGTACCATCAAAAAAGATGGAGACCGTTACCTTTCATTTGTTGAAAGCAACGATACTCCCTTCAAATCAGTAAAATTGGACGATGCAATCAATGAATTGTTAATGCAATATAATTTACATAATCATTAG
- the yidD gene encoding membrane protein insertion efficiency factor YidD, translating into MLKKLLIGIVRFYQKFISPVLPPSCRYYPTCSTYFIDAVKKHGGILGTIMGLARILRCNPFVRGGVDPVPDNFTIFRNPHPEKYEDEIIAKKFHSKE; encoded by the coding sequence ATGCTAAAAAAACTTTTAATTGGAATAGTTCGTTTTTATCAGAAATTTATTTCGCCAGTTTTACCACCTAGTTGTCGTTATTATCCGACATGTTCGACTTACTTTATTGATGCGGTTAAAAAACATGGTGGAATTTTAGGTACGATAATGGGATTAGCACGTATTTTGCGTTGTAATCCTTTTGTTCGTGGTGGGGTAGACCCAGTACCTGATAATTTCACTATTTTTAGAAATCCTCATCCTGAAAAATACGAAGATGAAATTATCGCCAAGAAATTTCATAGCAAAGAATAG
- a CDS encoding DNA-directed RNA polymerase subunit beta — MKRDFGKEYRHDIFKKIGWVLLLMLIFLVLGMLIGSALGGSNPLAVLWPGTWMHMFEFLR; from the coding sequence ATGAAAAGAGACTTTGGTAAAGAATATCGTCATGATATTTTTAAAAAAATTGGCTGGGTATTATTATTAATGCTCATCTTCTTGGTTTTAGGTATGTTGATTGGATCAGCACTAGGTGGGTCTAATCCATTAGCTGTATTGTGGCCAGGAACTTGGATGCACATGTTTGAATTTTTAAGGTAA
- a CDS encoding rod shape-determining protein — MSKYLGIDLGTANVLIDVKGEGIVLNEPSVVAINTNNNDVVAVGKDAYMMVGRTPANIKAIRPLKDGVIADFDITEKMLQYFIEKLNVGGRFSKPTIMICAPTNVTPVEQKSIIEAAEQAGGGKVYLQLEPKVAAVGAGLDIFKPQGNMVIDIGGGTSDIAVISMGDIVTSQSLRFAGDKMTGAIQAYIKQHHNLIIGERTAEQIKMEIGCVMDADESKTFSASGIDIVSGLPKEITTNEVEIQEALSDGIDQIVIAAKNVLEQTPPELSGDIIDRGIMLTGGGALLKNLDKLLSEKLQVPVLLTDSPLDSVALGTGVLLDHIEKHQKY; from the coding sequence ATGTCGAAATATCTAGGAATTGATTTAGGTACAGCAAATGTACTGATTGATGTCAAAGGTGAAGGAATTGTCTTAAATGAACCTTCAGTTGTGGCAATCAATACGAATAATAATGATGTAGTAGCAGTTGGTAAGGACGCTTATATGATGGTTGGTAGAACTCCAGCTAACATTAAGGCCATTCGCCCCTTAAAAGATGGTGTAATTGCCGACTTTGATATTACTGAAAAGATGCTTCAATATTTTATTGAAAAACTAAATGTTGGTGGACGTTTTTCGAAGCCAACAATTATGATTTGTGCACCTACAAACGTAACGCCGGTTGAGCAAAAGTCAATCATCGAAGCAGCCGAACAAGCTGGTGGCGGTAAGGTATATCTTCAATTAGAGCCAAAAGTCGCTGCAGTCGGTGCTGGTTTGGATATTTTCAAGCCACAAGGAAATATGGTTATTGATATCGGTGGTGGTACTAGTGATATCGCCGTCATCTCAATGGGTGATATTGTAACGAGTCAATCGCTTCGTTTCGCTGGTGATAAGATGACTGGTGCCATTCAAGCTTACATTAAACAACACCACAACTTGATTATTGGTGAAAGAACAGCCGAACAAATCAAGATGGAAATTGGTTGTGTAATGGACGCTGACGAAAGCAAAACATTCTCTGCTAGTGGAATTGATATTGTTTCTGGATTGCCAAAAGAAATCACTACTAATGAAGTAGAGATTCAAGAAGCACTATCAGATGGTATCGATCAAATTGTTATCGCTGCAAAGAATGTTTTGGAACAAACACCTCCAGAACTATCTGGTGATATCATTGACCGAGGCATCATGCTAACTGGTGGTGGCGCTTTGTTGAAGAACTTGGACAAGTTATTGTCTGAAAAGCTTCAAGTGCCAGTTCTCTTGACTGATAGTCCACTAGATTCTGTTGCTTTAGGTACAGGTGTATTATTGGATCATATCGAAAAACATCAAAAATACTAG
- the murA gene encoding UDP-N-acetylglucosamine 1-carboxyvinyltransferase yields MQQIIVNGPTQLKGTVRIEGAKNAALPILAATILASKGKTFLTNIPPLSDVITMSKVLKALNAEVSYDEADEILTVDTSNGTATTAPEDLVDKMRASIVVLGPLLARNKEAHVAMPGGCAIGSRPIDLHLKGLEAMGAQFSQRGGFIDAKTDGLHGANIYLDFPSVGATQNIMMAATLADGETVIDNAAREPEIVDLANILSKMGADVTGAGTNTVRIKGVSALHGCEHSIMQDRIEAGTFMVAAAVTNGDIFIKDAVGAHNRPLISKLIEMGVSIEETDEGIHVVGTNQLKPVDVKTMPHPGFPTDMQAQMTLAQLLSVGTTVMTETVFENRFMHFPEFGKMKADYKIEGNSVIMFGPAQLSGANVAATDLRAAAALVLAGLVAEGETRVSNLQYLDRGYYHFTEKLRDLGAKIRRVSIDESGRERLVLNTIPSVTKLA; encoded by the coding sequence GTGCAACAAATAATCGTTAATGGACCTACGCAATTAAAAGGAACTGTCAGAATTGAAGGTGCAAAAAATGCCGCTTTACCAATTTTAGCGGCGACTATTTTAGCATCAAAAGGTAAAACCTTCTTGACTAATATCCCTCCGTTATCGGATGTAATAACGATGTCTAAAGTTTTAAAAGCTCTAAATGCTGAAGTTTCTTACGATGAAGCAGATGAGATTTTGACTGTCGATACATCTAATGGAACTGCTACGACTGCACCAGAAGACTTAGTGGACAAGATGCGTGCTTCGATTGTTGTCTTAGGACCTCTCCTAGCTCGTAACAAGGAAGCTCATGTCGCAATGCCTGGTGGCTGTGCAATTGGTTCTAGACCGATAGATTTGCATCTCAAGGGACTAGAAGCTATGGGTGCACAATTCAGCCAAAGAGGCGGTTTTATTGACGCAAAAACTGATGGTTTACATGGAGCTAACATTTATCTAGACTTTCCAAGTGTTGGTGCAACACAAAACATTATGATGGCAGCTACTTTAGCCGATGGTGAAACGGTTATCGACAATGCCGCCAGAGAACCCGAGATTGTTGATCTTGCTAATATTTTGAGCAAGATGGGTGCAGACGTTACAGGAGCCGGTACTAATACCGTAAGAATCAAGGGAGTATCTGCCTTACATGGATGTGAACATTCAATTATGCAAGATCGTATTGAAGCGGGTACTTTCATGGTTGCTGCTGCTGTAACAAATGGTGACATCTTCATCAAAGATGCCGTCGGTGCTCACAATCGTCCTTTGATTTCCAAATTGATTGAAATGGGAGTTTCAATTGAAGAAACTGACGAAGGAATTCACGTTGTTGGAACTAATCAACTAAAACCAGTTGACGTTAAAACAATGCCACATCCTGGTTTTCCAACTGATATGCAAGCTCAAATGACTTTGGCTCAATTATTAAGTGTGGGAACTACTGTTATGACAGAAACAGTTTTTGAAAATAGATTCATGCATTTCCCAGAATTTGGAAAAATGAAGGCCGACTATAAGATTGAAGGTAATTCAGTTATTATGTTTGGTCCAGCACAGTTAAGTGGTGCTAACGTTGCTGCTACTGATTTACGTGCTGCTGCAGCACTAGTATTGGCAGGATTAGTTGCTGAAGGTGAGACTAGAGTTTCTAACCTTCAATATTTGGACCGTGGATATTATCATTTCACTGAAAAGTTAAGAGATTTAGGTGCTAAGATCAGAAGAGTCTCAATCGATGAATCTGGTAGAGAAAGATTAGTATTGAATACAATACCAAGTGTTACAAAATTGGCTTAA
- a CDS encoding DUF1146 family protein codes for MTNIGINAIITLISHVIFIWISFNVLQVVDWKKIYNKTNPKMLQLLVAFIAIALGYTVSSFFMSIFSLARNITLLF; via the coding sequence ATGACAAATATCGGAATAAATGCCATAATAACGCTTATAAGTCATGTTATATTTATTTGGATCAGCTTCAACGTTTTGCAAGTGGTTGATTGGAAAAAGATTTATAACAAAACCAACCCTAAAATGTTACAATTACTTGTAGCGTTTATTGCAATCGCTCTAGGTTATACAGTTAGTTCGTTTTTCATGAGCATTTTTAGTTTAGCTCGAAATATAACCTTACTTTTTTAA
- a CDS encoding F0F1 ATP synthase subunit epsilon has protein sequence MAENIMTVNIVTPDGVVYDHHAKLVVISTIDGEIGVMAHHAPIIAPLVIDEVRVRRVDKPHHEDSIAVNGGFLEFSNDLVSIVANSAERARDIDLRRAEYAKQKAEDTIKVAEEKHNVDELARAQVSLRKAINRINVSSHRN, from the coding sequence TATTGTTACTCCCGATGGTGTTGTTTATGATCATCATGCAAAACTCGTTGTTATAAGTACCATTGATGGTGAAATTGGTGTCATGGCTCATCATGCTCCAATCATCGCCCCTTTGGTTATTGATGAAGTTCGTGTCCGTCGTGTGGATAAGCCTCATCATGAAGATTCAATTGCTGTAAACGGCGGGTTCTTGGAGTTTAGCAATGATCTAGTATCAATCGTCGCCAACAGTGCTGAAAGAGCTAGAGACATTGATTTAAGACGTGCAGAATATGCTAAGCAAAAAGCCGAAGATACTATCAAAGTTGCGGAAGAGAAACACAACGTTGATGAATTGGCTCGTGCTCAAGTATCCTTGCGTAAGGCTATTAATAGAATTAACGTAAGTTCGCATAGAAATTAA